A region from the Mycobacterium heidelbergense genome encodes:
- a CDS encoding nuclear transport factor 2 family protein — protein sequence MCCNDVMSPQDFADIAAIKQVKYRYLRALDTKHWDDFADTLAEDITADYGPSIGNELHFTNRADLVEYMRTSLGPNVITEHRVTHPDITVTGDTATGNWYLQDRVIVAEFDFMLIGAAFYRDTYRRTDAGWKISGTGYDRTYDATMSLAGMNFTIKPGRAIATS from the coding sequence GTGTGCTGCAATGACGTGATGAGCCCCCAAGACTTCGCAGACATCGCAGCCATCAAACAGGTGAAATACCGCTACCTGCGCGCGCTGGACACCAAGCACTGGGACGACTTCGCCGACACGCTGGCCGAGGACATCACGGCCGACTACGGCCCGTCGATCGGCAACGAGCTGCACTTCACCAACCGCGCCGACCTGGTCGAGTACATGCGCACGTCGCTCGGCCCCAACGTCATCACCGAACACCGCGTGACGCATCCGGACATCACCGTCACCGGCGACACCGCAACGGGCAACTGGTATCTGCAGGACCGGGTCATCGTCGCCGAGTTCGACTTCATGCTGATCGGCGCGGCCTTCTACCGCGACACCTACCGGCGCACCGACGCCGGCTGGAAGATCAGCGGCACCGGCTACGACAGAACCTACGACGCCACAATGTCGTTGGCGGGCATGAACTTCACGATCAAGCCCGGCCGCGCGATCGCTACTTCGTAA
- a CDS encoding TetR/AcrR family transcriptional regulator, whose protein sequence is MPITAGPTPGRPVTPTRCTSAPRKRGDDTRAKIIDETVRCIVEEGFAAATAKHVAERAGVTWGVIQYHFGDRHGLLMAVVDDGVDRLIESLSSADVSELPLRERIEVVVDTAWACYSSPTSMAAFEILRATRGGPGASSRRHLLEMNSAIGQLGRLITDDPANAGVAEVIWATLRGVVLAHMITGTAIDWSLERRALIDMVTRVLQ, encoded by the coding sequence ATGCCCATCACCGCAGGCCCGACGCCCGGGCGCCCGGTCACCCCGACCCGGTGCACCAGCGCGCCGCGCAAACGCGGCGACGACACCCGCGCGAAAATCATCGACGAGACGGTGCGCTGCATCGTGGAGGAAGGTTTCGCCGCCGCCACCGCCAAGCACGTGGCCGAACGCGCGGGCGTGACGTGGGGGGTCATCCAGTACCACTTCGGCGACCGCCACGGCCTGTTGATGGCCGTCGTCGACGACGGGGTGGACAGGCTGATCGAGAGCCTGTCGTCGGCCGACGTCAGCGAGCTTCCGCTGCGCGAGCGCATCGAGGTCGTCGTCGACACCGCGTGGGCCTGCTACAGCAGCCCCACGTCGATGGCCGCCTTCGAGATCCTGCGCGCCACCCGCGGCGGCCCGGGCGCGTCGTCGCGGCGCCATCTGCTCGAAATGAACTCCGCGATCGGCCAGCTCGGCCGGCTGATCACCGACGACCCGGCCAACGCCGGTGTCGCCGAGGTGATCTGGGCCACCCTGCGGGGTGTGGTGCTGGCGCACATGATCACCGGGACGGCCATCGATTGGAGCCTGGAACGACGCGCCCTGATCGACATGGTCACCCGTGTGCTGCAATGA
- a CDS encoding sulfatase family protein, producing the protein MTENVLIVHWHDLGRQLGAYGHPDVSSPQLDRLAAEGILFTRAHATAPLCSPSRGSLFTGRYPQTNGLVGLAHHGWEYRSDVRTLPQILAEFGWYSSLFGMQHETSYPKRLGFDEFDVSNSFCEYVVDRASEWLRDSTENLAGQPFLLTAGFFETHRPYERDRYEPADSGAVDVPAYLPDTAEVRGDLADFYGAIAAADAAVGRLLDTLADTGLDASTWVVFFTDHGPAFPRAKSTLYDAGTGIGMIIRPPTNRAIAPRVYDELFSGVDLVPTLLGLLGLRVPADVEGVSHAGALLAPEEPAEPDTVPVRDHVYSMKTFHDSFDPIRAIRTKEYSYIENYAPRPLLDLPWDIKESPSGLAVAPSVQGPRPERELYDLRADPTETNNLLAGDPGADAGVDAVAADLAVRLHDWRQRTGDVIPSEFAGSRIAMRYVQTYLQIHHMTPSSRSAIAVDRGVEE; encoded by the coding sequence ATGACAGAAAACGTGCTGATCGTGCACTGGCACGACCTGGGGCGACAGCTCGGCGCCTACGGCCACCCGGACGTGTCCAGCCCGCAGCTGGACCGGCTCGCCGCCGAGGGCATCCTGTTCACCAGGGCCCACGCCACCGCGCCGCTGTGCTCGCCGTCGCGTGGGTCGCTGTTCACCGGCCGCTACCCGCAAACCAACGGGCTGGTCGGCCTGGCCCACCACGGCTGGGAATACCGCAGCGACGTCCGGACCCTGCCGCAGATATTGGCCGAATTCGGTTGGTATTCGTCGCTTTTCGGCATGCAGCACGAGACGTCCTATCCGAAGCGGCTGGGCTTCGACGAGTTCGACGTGTCGAACTCCTTCTGCGAGTATGTGGTGGACCGGGCCTCCGAGTGGCTGCGCGATAGCACCGAAAACCTTGCGGGCCAACCGTTCCTGTTGACGGCGGGGTTCTTCGAGACGCACCGGCCCTACGAGCGGGACCGGTATGAGCCGGCCGACAGCGGAGCCGTCGACGTTCCCGCTTACCTGCCCGACACTGCCGAGGTTCGCGGCGATCTGGCCGACTTCTACGGGGCGATCGCCGCGGCCGATGCCGCGGTGGGCCGGCTGCTGGACACGCTGGCCGACACGGGGCTGGACGCCAGCACCTGGGTGGTGTTCTTCACCGATCACGGCCCCGCGTTTCCGCGCGCGAAATCCACGCTGTACGACGCCGGGACCGGCATCGGAATGATCATCCGCCCACCCACGAACCGCGCCATCGCGCCCCGCGTTTACGACGAGCTGTTCAGCGGCGTCGACCTGGTGCCGACGCTGCTCGGCCTGCTGGGCCTGCGCGTGCCGGCCGACGTGGAGGGCGTGTCGCATGCCGGCGCGCTGCTCGCGCCGGAGGAGCCGGCCGAACCGGACACCGTGCCAGTCAGGGACCACGTCTACAGCATGAAGACCTTCCACGACTCGTTCGACCCCATCCGGGCGATCCGCACCAAGGAATACAGCTACATCGAAAATTACGCGCCCCGGCCGCTGCTCGACCTGCCGTGGGACATCAAGGAAAGTCCGTCGGGGCTGGCGGTCGCGCCGTCCGTGCAAGGCCCACGGCCCGAGCGCGAACTCTACGATCTGCGCGCCGATCCCACCGAGACCAACAACCTGCTGGCCGGCGACCCGGGCGCCGACGCCGGTGTGGATGCGGTCGCCGCCGATCTGGCTGTGCGCCTACATGATTGGCGCCAGCGCACCGGCGACGTCATCCCGTCGGAGTTCGCCGGTTCCCGGATCGCGATGCGCTACGTCCAGACGTATCTGCAGATTCATCACATGACGCCGAGCAGCCGCTCGGCGATCGCCGTCGACCGCGGCGTCGAGGAGTAA
- a CDS encoding L,D-transpeptidase family protein, whose translation MRRLLASLCAAACLMCAPLVPAPVSGAATPWFANSVGNATQVVSVVSTGGSNATMDIYQRTAAGWQTLKTGIPTHVGSAGMAPQARSGVPATPMGVYTLDSAFGTAPNPGGGLPYTQVGPNHWWSGDDHSPTFNSMQVCQKSQCPFSTAASENLQIPQYKHAVVMGVNKNKTPGGGSAFFFHTTDGAPTEGCVAIDDPTLVQIIRWLRPGAVIAITK comes from the coding sequence ATGCGCCGACTGCTAGCTTCGCTGTGCGCCGCGGCGTGCCTGATGTGCGCGCCCCTGGTGCCGGCACCGGTGAGCGGCGCGGCCACCCCGTGGTTCGCGAACTCCGTCGGCAATGCGACGCAGGTGGTTTCGGTGGTCAGCACCGGGGGTTCCAACGCGACGATGGACATCTACCAGCGCACCGCCGCCGGGTGGCAAACCCTCAAGACGGGCATCCCCACCCACGTCGGTTCCGCGGGCATGGCGCCGCAGGCCCGCAGCGGGGTCCCGGCCACCCCGATGGGCGTGTACACCCTCGACTCCGCCTTCGGCACGGCGCCGAATCCCGGTGGGGGACTGCCCTATACGCAGGTCGGGCCCAACCACTGGTGGAGCGGCGACGACCACAGCCCCACCTTCAACTCCATGCAGGTCTGCCAGAAGTCGCAGTGCCCGTTCAGCACGGCCGCGAGCGAGAACCTGCAGATCCCGCAGTACAAGCACGCGGTGGTGATGGGCGTCAACAAGAACAAGACGCCGGGCGGCGGTTCCGCGTTCTTCTTCCACACCACCGACGGCGCCCCCACCGAGGGTTGCGTGGCGATCGACGACCCCACGCTGGTGCAGATCATCCGCTGGCTGCGGCCCGGCGCGGTGATCGCGATTACGAAGTAG
- a CDS encoding MarR family winged helix-turn-helix transcriptional regulator, whose amino-acid sequence MSQSPEEPLGFLLYRVVAALRPEVAAELKPLGLGLPEFVCLRILSKHPGLTSAELARGTNVSAQAANQVLHALEGRGAITRPASSPAGRAMPAELTRSGKALLKRAEAAAHVADQRILTRLTADEQRQLKQLLYAAGTRAAGECE is encoded by the coding sequence ATGAGTCAATCGCCTGAGGAGCCGCTGGGGTTTCTGCTCTATCGCGTGGTGGCGGCGCTGCGGCCCGAGGTGGCCGCGGAACTCAAGCCGCTGGGGCTCGGACTGCCGGAATTCGTGTGCCTGCGGATCCTGTCGAAGCATCCCGGGCTCACCAGCGCCGAGCTGGCTCGCGGCACCAACGTCTCCGCCCAGGCGGCCAACCAGGTGCTGCACGCGCTGGAGGGGCGCGGCGCGATCACCCGTCCGGCGTCGAGCCCGGCGGGCCGCGCCATGCCGGCCGAGCTCACCCGCAGCGGCAAGGCGCTGCTCAAGCGTGCCGAGGCCGCCGCGCACGTGGCCGACCAACGGATCTTGACCCGACTGACCGCCGACGAGCAACGCCAACTCAAGCAGCTGCTT
- a CDS encoding NADP-dependent oxidoreductase, with the protein MPDLPNRQILLRRRPTGLVAPGDTELVTAPAPEPAEGEALVRTTYVGLDAAVRTWLNDQPGYLPPVQLGEVIRAAGIGEVVSSRCDAYEVGDVVTTLTGFQEYVIVRDDVFSTPIPGRAHPAEKVDQLAVMSVYGPTGATAYIGMMDIGRPQPGETVVVSAAAGATGSVAGQIAKIAGARVVGIAGGPEKCRAVVEDFGFDACIDYKNEDVAAALKRHCPRRVNVYFDNVGGPILDAVLGRLATKARVVLCGVISSYLSGQHPGPANYVNLLSKTALMQGFNALDEWGRFDEAHAALRQWESEGRIKARQTVFEGVDSCVDALNGLFTGANIGKMLVKLSEPASG; encoded by the coding sequence GTGCCCGACTTGCCGAACCGCCAGATCCTGCTGCGCCGACGTCCCACCGGGCTGGTCGCGCCCGGTGACACCGAACTGGTCACCGCGCCGGCGCCCGAGCCCGCCGAGGGTGAGGCGCTGGTCCGGACCACCTACGTCGGCCTCGACGCCGCGGTGCGCACCTGGCTGAACGACCAGCCCGGCTACCTGCCGCCGGTGCAGCTGGGCGAGGTCATCCGGGCGGCCGGGATCGGCGAGGTGGTCTCGTCGCGCTGTGACGCCTACGAGGTCGGCGACGTCGTCACCACGCTGACCGGTTTCCAGGAGTACGTGATCGTCCGCGACGACGTGTTCAGCACGCCCATCCCCGGCAGGGCCCACCCAGCCGAGAAAGTCGATCAGCTGGCGGTGATGTCGGTGTACGGCCCGACCGGGGCCACCGCCTACATCGGGATGATGGACATCGGCCGGCCCCAGCCCGGGGAGACGGTGGTGGTGTCGGCCGCCGCGGGCGCCACCGGGTCGGTGGCCGGGCAGATCGCCAAGATCGCCGGCGCGCGGGTGGTGGGCATCGCGGGCGGCCCGGAGAAGTGCCGGGCGGTGGTGGAGGACTTCGGGTTCGACGCGTGCATCGACTACAAGAACGAGGATGTCGCGGCGGCGCTCAAGCGGCATTGCCCGCGCCGGGTCAACGTCTACTTCGACAACGTCGGCGGGCCGATCCTGGACGCCGTGCTGGGCCGCCTGGCCACCAAGGCGCGGGTGGTGCTGTGCGGGGTCATCTCCAGCTATCTCAGCGGGCAGCACCCGGGACCGGCCAACTACGTGAACCTGCTGTCCAAGACCGCGCTCATGCAGGGGTTCAACGCGCTCGACGAGTGGGGCCGCTTCGACGAAGCCCATGCCGCGCTTCGCCAGTGGGAGAGCGAGGGCCGGATCAAGGCGCGCCAGACCGTTTTTGAGGGCGTCGACTCGTGCGTCGACGCCCTCAACGGCCTCTTCACCGGGGCCAACATCGGCAAGATGTTGGTCAAGCTGAGCGAACCGGCTTCGGGTTAA
- a CDS encoding trans-aconitate 2-methyltransferase produces the protein MWDPDVYLAFADHRSRPFYDLLSRVGAKQARRVVDLGCGPGHLTKYLGRRWPDAVVEAVDSSPEMVAAAKERGIDAVIGDLRSWKPKPDTDVVVCNAALHWVPEHADLLVRWAGELAPGSWIGVQIPGNFETPSHATVRALARREPYAKLMRDIPFRVGAVVQPPIHYANLMLDAGCKVDVWETTYLHQLTGEHPVLEWITGTALVPVRERLDDEGWEQFRRELIPLLDDAYPPRADGTTIFPFRRVFIVAEVGAAHRSGG, from the coding sequence ATGTGGGATCCCGACGTCTACCTGGCCTTTGCGGACCATCGCAGCCGGCCCTTCTACGACCTGCTGTCGCGGGTGGGCGCCAAGCAGGCGCGGCGGGTGGTCGACCTCGGTTGCGGGCCGGGTCACCTGACGAAGTACCTGGGCCGGCGCTGGCCGGACGCGGTGGTCGAGGCGGTGGACAGCTCGCCGGAGATGGTCGCCGCGGCCAAGGAACGCGGGATCGACGCCGTCATCGGCGACTTGCGGAGCTGGAAGCCCAAGCCCGACACCGACGTGGTGGTCTGCAACGCGGCCCTGCACTGGGTGCCCGAGCACGCCGACCTGCTGGTCCGGTGGGCCGGCGAGCTGGCGCCCGGGTCGTGGATCGGCGTCCAGATCCCGGGCAACTTCGAAACGCCGTCCCACGCCACGGTGCGCGCCCTGGCCCGCCGTGAGCCCTACGCGAAACTCATGCGCGACATACCGTTTCGTGTCGGAGCGGTGGTTCAGCCGCCGATACATTACGCCAACCTGATGCTGGACGCCGGATGCAAGGTCGACGTCTGGGAGACCACATACCTGCATCAGCTGACCGGCGAGCATCCGGTGCTGGAATGGATCACCGGCACGGCGCTGGTCCCGGTGCGGGAGCGGCTCGACGACGAGGGCTGGGAGCAGTTTCGCCGCGAGCTGATCCCGCTGCTGGACGACGCCTACCCGCCCCGGGCGGACGGCACGACGATCTTCCCGTTCCGGCGGGTGTTCATCGTCGCCGAGGTCGGCGCCGCGCACCGCTCGGGCGGGTAG
- a CDS encoding Hsp70 family protein has protein sequence MYDPLGLSIGTTNLVAARNGNPPVSRRAVLTLYPHCAPKVGLPAENSNLSEPGVLMRGFVERIGDSVALVSADGSAHDPDLLMVEALDAMVLAAGADAASSEISIAVPAYWKPSTVQALRNGLRTHLGFVRSGMAPRLVSDAIAALTAANAELCLAATGVVALLDFGGGGTSATLISLAGDFELISPTMRYAAFSGDEIDHALLLKVFEELGHGSGIDPASTAGVGQLGLLREQCREAKERLSTETVAEFAAELGGRRCSMRLTRDELGDLIQDRLSGFIYAFDDMLARHKKSWADLSAVVTVGGGASIPLVTERLSVYSRRPVVSPSQPAFAAAAGALQVASRGEELDLRTRTSISLLTAAAASEVVDLPAGDVLVIDAEALTDRELAWSQTEYPGDIRVPYSPAAYDEDGPAGWSMRLNVIDEPPERSWRRVRLSQLIIGMCAAVAMTAIGGVAYTLSGIENREAPPAPTVAPVPVPPVSSLVPSPAPPPPPPTPVPAPPSAEPVPSPAPPSAEPVPSPAPPPPPPPPPPPPVIVTTAPPPVYTPRHTAPPATQAPTTTATTTPPPPPPTTTDTPPPPSTTATPTTTVPMTTEWIHVPLLPVPIPVPVPQNQAPQAPQYPQYPQYPGNSQNPFLSPGY, from the coding sequence ATGTACGACCCACTGGGGTTGTCGATCGGGACCACGAACCTGGTCGCTGCGCGTAATGGAAACCCACCGGTTTCGCGCCGTGCTGTGCTGACTCTTTATCCGCACTGCGCGCCGAAAGTCGGGCTGCCCGCTGAAAACTCGAACCTGAGCGAGCCGGGCGTGCTCATGCGCGGCTTCGTGGAGCGCATCGGTGATTCGGTGGCGCTGGTGTCGGCCGACGGGTCCGCTCACGACCCGGACCTCCTGATGGTGGAGGCCCTCGACGCGATGGTGCTGGCCGCCGGCGCGGACGCGGCTTCGTCGGAGATCTCCATCGCGGTTCCCGCGTACTGGAAACCGAGTACCGTGCAGGCGCTGCGCAACGGTCTACGAACGCATTTGGGCTTCGTCCGGAGCGGCATGGCGCCCCGCCTGGTCTCGGACGCGATCGCCGCGTTGACCGCGGCGAACGCGGAGCTGTGCCTCGCCGCGACGGGCGTGGTCGCGCTGCTCGATTTCGGTGGCGGCGGCACGTCCGCCACCTTGATCAGCCTCGCGGGGGACTTCGAGCTCATCAGCCCCACAATGCGTTACGCGGCCTTCTCCGGTGACGAGATCGACCACGCGCTGTTGCTCAAGGTCTTCGAGGAGCTGGGACACGGCAGCGGCATCGACCCGGCCAGCACCGCCGGGGTCGGTCAACTCGGCCTGCTTCGGGAGCAGTGCCGTGAGGCCAAGGAGCGGTTATCCACGGAAACGGTGGCCGAATTCGCCGCCGAGCTCGGCGGGCGCAGGTGCAGCATGAGGCTGACGCGAGACGAGCTGGGCGACCTGATCCAGGACCGGCTGTCGGGCTTCATCTATGCGTTCGACGACATGCTGGCGCGCCACAAAAAGAGCTGGGCGGACCTGTCGGCGGTGGTCACCGTCGGCGGTGGCGCCAGCATTCCGCTTGTCACGGAACGTCTTTCGGTGTACTCCCGCAGACCGGTGGTGAGCCCGTCGCAGCCCGCGTTCGCGGCCGCCGCCGGCGCCCTGCAGGTGGCCTCCCGCGGTGAGGAGCTGGATCTCCGGACACGCACATCCATCAGCCTGCTCACGGCGGCCGCCGCCAGCGAGGTCGTCGACCTGCCGGCCGGCGACGTGCTGGTGATCGACGCCGAGGCGCTGACGGATCGCGAGTTGGCGTGGTCGCAAACCGAATACCCCGGTGACATTCGGGTGCCGTACAGCCCCGCGGCCTACGACGAGGACGGTCCGGCCGGCTGGTCGATGCGCCTGAACGTGATCGACGAGCCACCGGAGCGATCCTGGCGGCGGGTCCGGTTGTCGCAGTTGATCATCGGGATGTGCGCCGCGGTCGCGATGACCGCGATCGGCGGCGTGGCCTACACGTTGTCGGGCATAGAAAACCGCGAGGCCCCACCGGCGCCCACCGTCGCCCCGGTGCCGGTGCCGCCGGTCAGCTCGCTGGTGCCAAGCCCGGCGCCCCCGCCGCCGCCCCCGACGCCCGTGCCGGCGCCGCCCAGCGCCGAGCCGGTCCCCAGCCCCGCGCCGCCCAGCGCCGAGCCGGTCCCCAGCCCCGCGCCGCCCCCGCCCCCACCGCCGCCACCGCCGCCGCCGGTGATCGTGACCACGGCGCCGCCGCCGGTCTACACCCCGCGGCACACCGCACCGCCGGCGACTCAGGCGCCGACCACGACGGCGACCACCACGCCTCCGCCCCCGCCGCCGACCACGACTGACACGCCGCCCCCGCCGTCGACCACCGCGACCCCCACGACGACGGTGCCGATGACGACGGAGTGGATCCACGTCCCGCTGTTGCCGGTGCCGATACCGGTGCCGGTTCCGCAGAACCAGGCCCCCCAGGCGCCGCAGTATCCGCAATACCCGCAGTACCCGGGGAACTCGCAGAACCCGTTCCTCAGCCCCGGCTACTGA
- a CDS encoding phosphatase PAP2 family protein: MTRARTVPVVAAAVAAAVVYAVMWVGHRQDWSGLHRLDWSLLNAAHGVGVKHPAWVRFWDGVSVVLGPVSLRLLGIVAAVAALVKRNVRAALVLVACGPLSELVTWAAKGLANRPRPSTMLVAAPSTSFPSGHALEATAALLALLMFLVPMMSRSMGRVAIAVTALGLVLVGIARVALNVHHPSDVLAGWSLGYLYFLLCVVVFRPPSWSGERAMITAQ, translated from the coding sequence GTGACCCGCGCGCGGACCGTCCCCGTCGTCGCCGCCGCCGTGGCGGCCGCGGTGGTGTATGCGGTCATGTGGGTGGGCCACCGCCAGGACTGGAGCGGGCTGCATCGCCTCGATTGGTCGTTGCTGAACGCCGCGCACGGCGTCGGCGTCAAGCACCCCGCGTGGGTGCGATTCTGGGACGGGGTTTCCGTTGTGCTGGGGCCGGTTTCGTTGCGGCTGCTGGGAATCGTGGCGGCGGTGGCCGCGCTGGTGAAGCGCAACGTGCGGGCGGCGCTGGTGTTGGTGGCGTGCGGGCCGCTGAGCGAACTGGTGACGTGGGCGGCCAAGGGCCTGGCGAACCGCCCGCGACCGTCGACCATGCTGGTGGCCGCGCCGTCGACGTCGTTTCCGTCGGGCCACGCGCTCGAGGCGACGGCCGCCTTGCTCGCCCTGCTGATGTTCCTGGTGCCGATGATGAGCCGGTCGATGGGTCGCGTCGCGATCGCGGTGACGGCGTTGGGCCTGGTGCTGGTCGGGATCGCCAGGGTGGCGTTGAACGTGCACCACCCGTCCGATGTGCTGGCCGGCTGGTCGCTGGGCTACCTGTATTTCCTGTTGTGCGTGGTGGTGTTCCGGCCCCCGAGCTGGTCGGGGGAGCGCGCCATGATCACGGCGCAGTGA
- a CDS encoding alpha/beta hydrolase family protein → MTPDPDPVDPPVPVPDVPGALEGADVSPGAGGLPPRSALSPRQRLVVEAAALSDLALRTAVASVLSTTVAPAVIAASARSGSERGTLRFYAELGAERDPAKSFPAPTELPRVSSRPASRIAERIARGTVDNISFPSSFRAINPAMRERWSAWGSNNIVHAQHWRHGDGPHPTLCVIHGFMGSSYLANGRFFTLPWYYRSGYDVLMYTLPFHGRRAEKRSPFSGFGYFSGGLSGFAEAMAQAVHDFRSIVDYLRHTGVERIALTGISLGGYTSALVASVDDRLEAVIPNCPVVSPAMMFDEWFPANKLMGLGLRLAKIGRAELAAALSYHSPLNYRPLVPKERRMIITGLGDRMAPPAQAVMLWEHWDRCALHWFPGSHVLHVSQLDYLRRMTPFLREFMF, encoded by the coding sequence GTGACGCCCGACCCGGATCCGGTCGATCCCCCGGTTCCCGTTCCGGATGTTCCCGGCGCCTTGGAGGGTGCCGACGTATCCCCCGGCGCCGGGGGACTGCCGCCGCGCTCGGCGTTGTCGCCCCGCCAGCGACTGGTCGTCGAGGCGGCCGCGCTCTCCGATCTCGCGCTGCGCACCGCGGTCGCGTCGGTGCTGTCCACCACGGTGGCGCCGGCCGTCATCGCCGCCTCGGCGCGCTCCGGCAGCGAGCGCGGCACCCTGCGCTTCTACGCCGAGCTGGGCGCCGAGCGGGACCCGGCAAAGTCGTTTCCGGCGCCCACCGAGCTGCCCCGGGTCTCGTCGCGGCCGGCCAGCCGGATCGCGGAGCGGATCGCGCGCGGCACGGTCGACAACATCTCGTTCCCCAGCAGCTTCAGGGCGATCAATCCCGCGATGCGGGAGCGCTGGAGCGCATGGGGATCCAACAACATCGTGCACGCGCAGCACTGGCGCCATGGCGACGGACCGCACCCCACGCTGTGCGTCATACACGGCTTCATGGGGTCGTCGTACCTGGCCAACGGGCGGTTCTTCACGCTGCCGTGGTATTACCGGTCCGGCTACGACGTCCTGATGTACACGTTGCCCTTCCACGGCCGGCGGGCCGAAAAGCGCTCCCCCTTCAGCGGTTTCGGCTACTTCTCCGGCGGCCTCAGCGGTTTCGCCGAGGCGATGGCCCAGGCCGTGCACGATTTCCGGTCCATCGTCGACTATTTGCGCCACACCGGCGTCGAGCGCATCGCGCTGACCGGCATCTCGCTGGGCGGTTACACCTCCGCGCTGGTGGCTTCGGTCGACGACCGGCTCGAGGCCGTCATCCCCAACTGCCCGGTCGTGAGCCCCGCGATGATGTTCGACGAGTGGTTTCCGGCCAACAAGCTGATGGGGCTGGGACTGCGGTTGGCGAAAATCGGGCGTGCCGAGCTAGCCGCCGCGCTGTCCTACCACTCCCCGTTGAACTACCGGCCGCTGGTGCCCAAGGAACGCCGGATGATCATCACCGGCCTCGGCGACCGGATGGCCCCGCCGGCTCAGGCCGTCATGCTGTGGGAGCATTGGGATCGCTGTGCGCTGCACTGGTTTCCGGGCAGTCACGTGCTGCACGTGAGCCAGCTGGACTACCTGCGCCGGATGACGCCGTTCCTGCGCGAGTTCATGTTCTGA
- a CDS encoding DUF3060 domain-containing protein, with translation MDPQDDPEKRIRELERPLADAAHASELGQTQPSGGYAYPPGPAGPPPPGPWTYGGPFPGPPPKPPSGNRMWWILGTFVVIAVIAVAGGVAAFAAHQLSGVRSTITGTVGPPSGGPSSPGPPTGGSLSVSGIGENRTIGCNGSVVSVSGVSNTVVITGHCARLTVSGVQNSIDVDAVDSIDASGFNNKVIYHSGIPKISNAGDSNVVQRG, from the coding sequence ATGGACCCGCAGGATGACCCGGAAAAACGGATCCGGGAGCTCGAGCGCCCGCTGGCCGATGCCGCACACGCATCCGAACTGGGCCAGACCCAGCCCTCCGGCGGTTACGCGTATCCGCCCGGTCCCGCGGGCCCGCCGCCGCCCGGTCCGTGGACCTACGGCGGCCCGTTCCCGGGGCCACCTCCCAAACCCCCCTCGGGCAACCGGATGTGGTGGATCCTCGGCACGTTCGTCGTCATCGCCGTGATAGCCGTCGCGGGGGGCGTCGCCGCCTTCGCCGCGCACCAGCTTTCGGGCGTCCGGTCGACCATCACGGGGACGGTTGGTCCGCCGTCGGGCGGCCCGAGCAGCCCGGGCCCGCCGACGGGCGGCAGCCTCAGCGTCTCCGGTATCGGCGAGAATCGGACGATCGGCTGCAACGGCAGCGTCGTCAGCGTCAGCGGGGTGTCCAACACGGTGGTGATCACCGGCCATTGCGCGCGCCTCACCGTGTCCGGCGTCCAAAACTCGATCGACGTCGATGCCGTCGACAGCATCGACGCCTCCGGCTTCAACAACAAGGTCATCTACCACTCCGGCATACCCAAGATCAGCAACGCCGGCGATTCGAACGTGGTGCAGCGGGGCTGA
- the bluB gene encoding 5,6-dimethylbenzimidazole synthase, which translates to MTDQAYSPQERRAVYRVISERRDMRRFLPGGEVGPDVLARLLQAAHAAPSVGLMQPWRFIRITDDALRGRIHALVDEERPLTAAALGERAEEFLALKVEGILECAELFVVALCDHRDEHVFGRRTLPQMDLASVSCAIQNLWLAARSEGLGMGWVSLFDPRRLAALLAMPADAEPVAILCLGPVPEFPDRPALEIDGWTHARPLSEFVCENRWGRPSPAGRARP; encoded by the coding sequence GTGACCGATCAGGCGTACAGCCCCCAGGAGCGGCGGGCCGTCTACCGGGTGATCTCCGAGCGGCGCGACATGCGCCGGTTCCTGCCGGGCGGCGAGGTGGGCCCGGACGTGCTCGCCCGGTTGTTGCAGGCCGCCCACGCCGCCCCCAGCGTGGGCCTGATGCAGCCGTGGCGCTTCATCCGGATCACCGACGACGCGCTCCGGGGGCGCATCCACGCGCTCGTCGACGAGGAGCGCCCGCTCACCGCCGCGGCCCTGGGCGAGCGGGCCGAGGAGTTCCTGGCGCTGAAGGTCGAGGGCATTCTCGAGTGCGCCGAGCTGTTCGTCGTCGCGCTGTGCGACCACCGCGACGAGCACGTGTTCGGCCGGCGGACGCTACCGCAGATGGACCTCGCGTCGGTGTCGTGCGCGATCCAGAACCTGTGGCTGGCGGCGCGCTCCGAAGGCCTGGGCATGGGTTGGGTTTCCCTGTTCGACCCGCGGCGGCTGGCGGCCCTGCTGGCGATGCCCGCCGACGCCGAGCCGGTGGCCATCCTGTGCCTGGGCCCGGTGCCCGAGTTCCCGGATCGCCCGGCGCTGGAAATCGACGGGTGGACCCACGCCCGACCGCTGTCGGAGTTCGTCTGCGAGAACCGATGGGGCCGGCCGTCGCCGGCGGGGCGCGCGCGGCCGTAA